A single region of the Mus caroli unplaced genomic scaffold, CAROLI_EIJ_v1.1 scaffold_12098_U2_1, whole genome shotgun sequence genome encodes:
- the LOC110288508 gene encoding protein FAM156A/FAM156B-like isoform X3, which produces MDEEQHQKSSKSHEKKLKTVEFKKKKCVRFLLPQKADKEKKPSSLRDTDESKFRCECHHCQMCGGNTSGVSVGTRIEAVSPSSSWEKLTLDLSKLTLNPHTTQPHLVQDTISKGENKMQWPRKNKRMFPKVLYEWTE; this is translated from the coding sequence atGGATGAAGAGCAACACCAAAAGAGTTCAAAATCACATGAAAAGAAGCTAAAGACAGTTgaattcaagaaaaagaaatgcgtTAGGTTTCTGTTACCCCAAAAAGCTgacaaggaaaagaaaccctcTTCCCTACGAGATACAGATGAGTCAAAGTTCAGATGTGAATGCCACCACTGCCAGATGTGTGGGGGTAACACATCTGGGGTCTCTGTGGGAACTAGGATTGAAGCAGTCTCTCCTTCATCCTCCTGGGAAAAGCTAACACTAGACCTCAGTAAGTTGACACTCAACCCTCATACCACCCAGCCCCATCTTGTGCAAGACACCATATCCAAAGGAGAGAACAAAATGCAGTggccaaggaaaaacaaaaggatgttTCCAAAGGTTCTCTACGAATGGACAGAATAA
- the LOC110288508 gene encoding protein FAM156A/FAM156B-like isoform X2, whose protein sequence is MGFRALCTTVLVCAILMDEEQHQKSSKSHEKKLKTVEFKKKKCVRFLLPQKADKEKKPSSLRDTDESKFRCECHHCQMCGGNTSGVSVGTRIEAVSPSSSWEKLTLDLSKLTLNPHTTQPHLVQDTISKGENKMQWPRKNKRMFPKVLYEWTE, encoded by the exons ATGGGCTTCAGAGCTCTTTGCACCACAGTTTTAGTCTGCGCCATTCTT atGGATGAAGAGCAACACCAAAAGAGTTCAAAATCACATGAAAAGAAGCTAAAGACAGTTgaattcaagaaaaagaaatgcgtTAGGTTTCTGTTACCCCAAAAAGCTgacaaggaaaagaaaccctcTTCCCTACGAGATACAGATGAGTCAAAGTTCAGATGTGAATGCCACCACTGCCAGATGTGTGGGGGTAACACATCTGGGGTCTCTGTGGGAACTAGGATTGAAGCAGTCTCTCCTTCATCCTCCTGGGAAAAGCTAACACTAGACCTCAGTAAGTTGACACTCAACCCTCATACCACCCAGCCCCATCTTGTGCAAGACACCATATCCAAAGGAGAGAACAAAATGCAGTggccaaggaaaaacaaaaggatgttTCCAAAGGTTCTCTACGAATGGACAGAATAA
- the LOC110288508 gene encoding protein FAM156A/FAM156B-like isoform X1 has protein sequence MGFRALCTTVLVCAILKMDEEQHQKSSKSHEKKLKTVEFKKKKCVRFLLPQKADKEKKPSSLRDTDESKFRCECHHCQMCGGNTSGVSVGTRIEAVSPSSSWEKLTLDLSKLTLNPHTTQPHLVQDTISKGENKMQWPRKNKRMFPKVLYEWTE, from the exons ATGGGCTTCAGAGCTCTTTGCACCACAGTTTTAGTCTGCGCCATTCTT aagatGGATGAAGAGCAACACCAAAAGAGTTCAAAATCACATGAAAAGAAGCTAAAGACAGTTgaattcaagaaaaagaaatgcgtTAGGTTTCTGTTACCCCAAAAAGCTgacaaggaaaagaaaccctcTTCCCTACGAGATACAGATGAGTCAAAGTTCAGATGTGAATGCCACCACTGCCAGATGTGTGGGGGTAACACATCTGGGGTCTCTGTGGGAACTAGGATTGAAGCAGTCTCTCCTTCATCCTCCTGGGAAAAGCTAACACTAGACCTCAGTAAGTTGACACTCAACCCTCATACCACCCAGCCCCATCTTGTGCAAGACACCATATCCAAAGGAGAGAACAAAATGCAGTggccaaggaaaaacaaaaggatgttTCCAAAGGTTCTCTACGAATGGACAGAATAA